The genomic window ACTTGACAATCTAATGCACCCAGCTCTTTACGCACGAAATAAGCACCTTTCGCAAAAACAATAACAGGTACTTCGTTAATAGCATCACATATTTGTTTGATGTAAGGCATCGAATAGATTAAATAACTTTCTGGACTTAATACGCCAGCCCACGAATCAAAAACCTGAACAATATCTGCCCCTGCTGCGATTTGAGCTTTTAAATAAACAATAGTAGCATCCGTAATCTTCTGTAATAATTTATGTGATGCCTCAGGCTGAGTGAATAAAAACTTCTTCGCTTTCGAGAAAGTCTTAGACCCCTGCCCTTCTATCATATATGAAAAAATAGTCCAGGGTGCACCGGCGAACCCAATTAACGGAACTCTATTATTTAATTCTTTTTTAGTGAGCTTAATTGCATCAACAACATATTTTAAATGTTCTTCTGGATCAACTTCTCTTAAAGCATCAATGTCTTTAAGACTTTCAATTACTCTCGGGAAATAAGGCCCCTTGGCCTCTACCATTTCATAATCGAGACCTAGTG from Flavobacteriales bacterium includes these protein-coding regions:
- the hemE gene encoding uroporphyrinogen decarboxylase, with protein sequence MTYQNDLLLRVAKGETGERTPIWMMRQAGRILPQYRAVRASLSGFVELVKTPEFACEVTIQPVDELGVDAAIIFSDILVIPEALGLDYEMVEAKGPYFPRVIESLKDIDALREVDPEEHLKYVVDAIKLTKKELNNRVPLIGFAGAPWTIFSYMIEGQGSKTFSKAKKFLFTQPEASHKLLQKITDATIVYLKAQIAAGADIVQVFDSWAGVLSPESYLIYSMPYIKQICDAINEVPVIVFAKGAYFVRKELGALDCQVVGLDWNMDIHESRSLIGSSKVLQGNMDPCMLYADRSTIEKETKKMLKSFGPNGHIANLGHGVYPDTELDKVKCFIDTVKGFGH